The sequence ATCTTGTGGCAAGAGGGGCCAAAGTGCAAGCTTATGACCCTAAAGCTATGGAAGAGGCCAAAGAATATTACTTAAAAGGTATTGGAGATGTTTCGTATTATGATTCAAAATATGAAACTTTGAAAGGTGCAGATGCCATGATTCTATTGACAGAGTGGAAAGAGTTCCGTTCGCCTGATTTTTCAGAATTAATAAAACAATTGAACTCTCCCATAATTTTCGATGGTCGAAATCAATACAATGATACTTCTCTTGAAGAAATGGGAATTGAGTATCACCAAATAGGGAAAAAAAATAAACTCTAACCTTTATCAAAAAAAAATGAACTCAACAAAAATTGCAGTTATTGGACTAGGTTATGTTGGATTGCCTTTGGCTCGCTTATTTGCCACTAAATTTCCAGTTATAGGATTTGATGTAAACAAGAAAAGGGTGGCCGAACTTCAAGATGGTTCCGATAGTACATTAGAAGTGGAAGACGAAACGCTACAGGCTGTTTTATGTAAAACTCCAAAAATGGATAAAGGATTGTTTTGCAGTTTCGATATCGAGGATATTAAAGATTGTAATTATTATGTGGTAACAGTTCCGACCCCAGTTGACAGTACCAATAGGCCTATACTTACTCCCTTGTACAAAGCCAGTGAAACGGTTGGTTCAGTTCTTAAAAAAGGTGATATCGTTATCTATGAATCCACTGTGTATCCCGGAGTAACCGAAGATGAATGTGTCCCTGTTTTGGAAAAGATGAGCGGTCTTACGTTCAACAAAGATTTTTATGTTGGTTATTCTCCTGAAAGAATTAATCCAGGAGATAAGGAACATACCGTAGAAAAGATATTGAAGGTCACATCAGGTTCTACACCAGAAATCGGAAAAAAAGTAGACGATCTCTATGCACAGGTTATAACGGCTGGAACACATCTTGCCCCCACAATTAAGGTAGCAGAAGCCGCCAAGGTTATTGAAAATTCCCAAAGAGATATTAACATTGCTTTTGTTAATGAATTGGCTAAAATTTTTAGCCTCATGGACATAGACACCCATGATGTTTTAACCGCAGCTGCCACAAAATGGAATTTCCTTCATTTCACTCCTGGTCTGGTAGGTGGACATTGCATTGGGGTTGACCCATACTATTTAGCACAAAGAGCACAGCAATTCGGATATCATCCAGAGATAATATTAGCAGGAAGAAGAATGAATGATGGTATGGGCAATTATGTTGCTTCCGAAGTTGTTAAACTTATGGTACAGAATGACATCAAAATTAAAGGTTCTAAAATATTGGTTTTAGGCATTACATTTAAGGAGAATTGTCCTGATGTAAGAAACACCAAAGCTGTGGATGTTGTCACAAACTTAAAGAGCTATGGTATTACCGTTGATGTAAGTGACCCATGGGCTTCTCCAAGTGAAGTAATGCACGAATATGGGTTGCAAACCTCAAAAAAAATAGAGGGTAATGATTACGACGCCATAGTTTTAACTGTTGCTCACAACGAATTTAAAGATTTCCCATATGATTCATTATTAAAAAAGAACGGGGTAATTTACGACGTTAAGGGCTGTGTTGATAAGGAATTAGTAAATGGCAGGTTATAACTCAATGAGCAAGAATCCTTTAATCAGCATAGTTATACCTGTTTACAATGTTGAAATCTATTTAGAACAGTGTTTGGATAGTATCATTTCCCAAACCTATCAGAATCTTGAGATCATACTTGTTAATGATGGTTCTGTCGATGCCAGTGGAAGGATTTGTGATGACTACGCGAAAAGAGATTCAAGAATAAAGGTTGTTCACCAAGCTAATCAGGGAGTAAGTGAGGCTAGAAATACTGCTATAAAACTTGCAACAGGAGAACTTGCTTCATATGTAGATAGCGATGACTGGATTGAAATAGACATGTACGAAACTCTCGTTAAAAAAATTGTAGAGTTTGACTTAGATGTCATAGAATTTGGAATCGTTGGACGATTAAAAGATAACCAAATATCAAATGAAATATGTATTGAGGACTACCTACAAACTTATAAAAGAATTATAAAATATAATCAGTTTGCCGCATGGAGAAGATTATACAAAATTGAACTTATAAAAGATTATACATGGGTAGTAGGTAGAATAGCCAGTGATGTACAATTTAGTATTGATAACTTAAGAAAGGCAAAAAAAATTGGTTATTTACCCCTTCCATTTTATAACTACCGAAAGAATCCTGACAGCATTACCAAAAGTCGTTATACGCTGAAAAATTTGGATTCACTGGAGGCAGGGCTTTATTTGAAAAAAATAATAGTTAAAACGGAAAATGATGTAGAATTATTGAAAACTGTACAGGATCATTTGCTCAATAAATTTTTATATCACTACAAAATGTTGAATTACTTTCCTAAACTGGATAAGGACTACACACATAGAAACAGAGTAAAAGCCCTTATAGATGGTAACTATTATAAAAACAAAAAACACCATACCTACCTTAAGTTAGCTCACTATCTCCCCCCTACTTCTTTTCATTTGCTCATTTACTTGAATAATATCAAAAGAAAAATAAACAAAGATTAAATTGCATTTAAAGGTCTATAATGTCCAGAATAGCCAAGAGTATTAAAAATGCCAAAGTAGGAGTGATTTTTTTCTCACTCTCACTCATTGCGCAATTTTTTTCAAGAAAAATATTTTTACAATACTTAGGTGATGATTTTATAGGATTAACTAGTACGCTTAGAAATATTTTGGGTTTCCTAAATTTGGCAGAACTGGGAATAGGTACTGCTGTTGGTTATTCCTTGTACAAGCCTATTTATGATAAAAATAGAGATGAAATAAAAAAAATCCTTAGTCTGCTTGCCTATATATATAAAAAAGTAGGCCTAATAATCCTTGCCCTAGGATTACTAGTATCTTTATCTTTTCCGTTTATTTTTGAAGACACTCCTTTTTCTCACTCATTGATATTCTTTGTCTTCTATGTGGCCCTAACATCTAACCTGTTTGGTTATTTCTTCAATTATTACATGGTTCTTCTTGAGGCTGATCAAAAAGGATATATTGTACAAGGATATTTTCAGAGCTCCAATATTATACGGATTATTCTTCAGTCATTAATTGCTTACTACCTTCAAAACTTCTATTTATGGATTGCTATGGATTTGATTTTTGGGTTGGCGTATACCATAATCCTAAGAATTAAAATAAACAAAAACTATCCTTGGCTATTGTCGGAAATGCCAAAATCCAACATTGGACTCATAAAACAATATCCAGATATTGTTAAAAGAATAAAACAGGTTTTCATACATAAGCTAAGTGCCTTTGTCAAAGATGGAACGGATAACATTTTAATTTATGCTTTGGTTAACCTACAAAGTGTAGCCTTTTTTGGAAACTATCAACTAATTTTCTCCAAATTAACTGCTTTGATTAAAATTAGCCTAGCCGGTACTGAAGCGGGAGTTGGCAATTTAATCGCAGAAAACGATGAAAAAAACATTAAAAAAGTATTTTGGGAAATGATGGCCATGTACTTTTATATTGGAGGGCTATTGAGCATTGTGCTTTACCATTCAATGAATTTATTGATCACTCTTTGGGTTGGGCAAAAATATGTTTTAGATAATTACATTTTATTAGTAATGTTAATTATTTTTTTTATCAGCCAAATAAGAAAACCTGTTGACATGTTCAAAAATGCTCATGGATTATACTCCGACACCTGGGCTCCTGCAACACAAATAGTCATCAACCTTGGATTCTCTTTTTTTTTAGGAAAAGCATGGGGGATAGTAGGTGTTATGTGCGGCACACTTATTAGCATGTTATTTATTATTTGTCTCTGGAGACCTTACTTTCTATTCAAACATGGGTTTAAAAAGAATGTTGTTACTTACTGGACGGGAATAGCGCCATTTTTAATTATCTTTTTTTCTGTTGCTTTTGCAATGGGATATCTAATTGAAATAATCAATTATTATGGAAATGAGTCATTTCTGGGACTAATAGTTTTTTTAGCCTTTATATTTTTTACCACCGCTATTATCTATGGTCTACTTCTATATGTTTGCACAAAAGGTTTTAAAGATATATTCCATCGGTTCAAAAATTTGCTTTTTAAGAAAATCAAAAAACAATAAATACTAGATTGTGATGGATAAGAAAAGAAAGATTGCCTTCGTAATAAGTAAACTATCTTCTGGCGGAGCGCAAAGGGTTATTGCAACCTTGGCTAATAACTTAATCCATACATTCGATATTACTATAATAACATATTCCAATCAAACTTCGTTTTATAAACTGGATGAGAATATTAAAGTCCTATCATGTTTCGAGAGCAACAAAATACAGTCCAGTAAAAACTTTATACAATCCATTAAACTCAATTATCGCATTTATAGAGCTATAAGTGATTTTTTGAGAGAAAAAAATATTGAACTCGTTATTGGCTTCATTACACAAAGTAATGTTTTCTCAATTCTTGCTGCTAAAAAAAATAAGATTCCAAGTATTATCTGTGAAAGAACCAACCCGAAATTAGCCAATATTCAAAGGTTTTGGAGGATATTGAGAAAGTTAACTTACCCAAAAGCTGACCGCTTGGTTGTGCAAACTGATTTTGCAAAGAGTTTTTATGAACATAATGTTTCAGAGAAAAAAATCATTACTTTACCTAACCCGCTAAACCCGGAATTATCGAACAAAAGAATTAAAGGCCAAAAAGAAAATATCATTCTAGCTGTAGGGAGACTTCGTAAACTAAAAAACCATTCAATGGCCATTAAATCGTTTTCCCAATTAAATTCCAGAAAATGGAAGTTACAGATTTTAGGTGAAGGTCCTGAAAGAAAGAATTTGGAAAAATTGATTTCCAATAATCCGAATATAGAGTTGTTAGGCGCTAAAACTAATATAGAAGATTATTATAATAAAGCCAGAATATTTTTGTTTACCTCTTATTACGAAGGTTTTCCCAATGCCCTTTTAGAAGCCATGCATTTCGGATTGACACCAATATCAACAAACTGTAATTCAGGGCCCTCGGAGATAATTGATAATAAAAAAAATGGATTTTTGGTGAACATAGGAGATTGTAATAAAATGGCCGAACATTTGAAAGAATTAACAGAAGATCAAAAGTTGTTGGAAGAAATGTCAATTGAGGCCATGAAAACTACAGAGAAATATTCTTCAGAAAACATTACCCAACTTTGGAAAGATTTAATAGATAATACATTAAACTAAAAAATTAACTTTATTCATTAAATTATATATTGAAGCTACTTAGATATTTAATATTAGCCCTTATTATTCTTAACCTCCCAGCAGCTACTCTTAAGTTTGGAGGTGGAGGTTTCGGTAGTGTTCTAAGTTATGCCTCCCTTATTCTAATGATGATCTTCTTCATGTTTTCCCGCAAGGGTAAAGCTAATGTTTGGATGCTTATCATTGGATTTAGCTATTATTTAATTTCCGCCTTTCAGTATAATGGAGATCTCAAGATATACATTACATTATTCTTAAAATACTTTATCGTAGTGATTTGTGGCTACGAGGTAATTAAGCAAACCTCTAAAAAAGAGCTCTTCTATTTCTTAACTGTCGGTGCTCTTAGCATCTTAATTCACACACTCTTTTTCACTAGTGATTATGGACGTTACAGTGGATTTTATATAAACCCAAATGTTGGTGGGTTTATCTGTATTACTGGCTATGGCCTCACTTATGGGCTTGAAAACAAAAAGTTAAAAATAATTGGCCAGTTTCTCTTTACGCTTATGGGGTTGTTGACCTTCTCTAGGACATTTATTGCGCTTTGGTTACTCCTAAATGCTCTTTCTATCTTTATTAGTATAAAAAACATAAGGATTTTTGTTTTGGGGGCCATGATTATGAGTACTCTATTTGTAATTGATGAATTCATAGGTCTAAACAACCCTAGGTTTCAACAACTAAAAGCTATCGTTAGTAATGAAAATGTTGACAGTAAAGCAATTAATCAAGGTTCTAGAACTGAAACATGGGCACGATTTTATGACTACATCTTGGATAAACCATTTTTTGGTAACGGATATGGTGCTTTTCAAGGCGGTGGAGTTCATAGATTAGGTTCACATAACACTTACCTATTGGTTATAGGTGAATCTGGAATCATACCTTTTTTGATATTTATTGGGCTATTCCTTTTTATGTTGTACAAAGGACTGCTCTTATATAGATTAGCTCCTAATATATTAATGCAAGGTATAGGGATTTCCGTTTTTTTAATGGCCAACCATAACTTTTTCAATTTTTATTACATTACCTTTTTATCAATGTGGTTACAACATCAAATTATCACATATGATAAAAAAGTAAATTCCACAAATAACAACCTTTTGCAAACATCATGAAAAGAATAATTTTTGTAGTGCCGTCATTGAAAGCTGGAGGTGCAGAACGAGTGATGTCTTTCTTGGCCGAAAACCTTAATCCAAAAAAATTTAAAGTAATACTAATTGTTGTAGGACATCAAAAAGATCAAGTCTATCAAACTCATGAAAGTAGAATTGATATTAAGTTTCTAGAAAGAAACCGAATATCGAAAGCATTTCGCCCTTTATTTAAAGAAATTCGAAAGCAAAAACCTGATATAGTAATAAGTTCTATTGGACACCTTAATACCTTGATGTCAGTAATGGCATTTTTCATTAAAAAACCTGCCTTCATTGCAAGAGAAGCAAATATAGACAGAGTAAGAAAAACATTCAACCCCACGAAAGGAAAACTGGGCCTTCGATTGAATTTAAAAAGAATTGGCTATAGGTTTTTGAAAATTATCATTTGCCAATCACAAGATATGTACGACTCCTTTACTGAAGAGTATCCTCAGTTTAAAACCAAAACTGTAATTATCAATAATCCAATCACAGATAAATTCAAGCTCAAATCAAATAAGGATATGTCAGATATTATTCAGTTTATAACTGTGGGATCTCTGCATAGCAGAAAAGGACATAGCAGAATTTTGAAAACCTTGGCCAAATTTGAACTTCCTTTTACATATACCATAGTTGGTAATGGTGAAAGAAAGGATGAACTTTTTGAATTGGCCAATTCACTTGGGATTTCCGAAAAAATCACTCACGTACCCTTTACAAAAGAAGTAGACACTTACCTATGTGCTAGTGATTTTTATTTACAAGGTTCTTATGTAGAGGGATTTCCTAATGCTGTAATTGAAAGTTGTGCCGTTGGCACTCCGGTATTGGCTTTTGATGCTCCTGGTGGCATCAATGAGATTATTGAAAATGGCGTCAATGGCCATATCTCAACTTCTGAGGAAGATTTTCTGAAAAACCTCCATTATTACGCAAAAAACAATCAGTTTAAATCACATATAGTTAGGGATTCTGTAATCAGAAAATATGGCAAGGAAATAATACTGAACAAGTTTGAGGCCCTTTTCACCAAAATTATCTAACATAAAAAGATGAGAATTTTAATCATTATACCCAATAATAATCTTGGTGGTGCCGAGCAATTTTTAAGAATGGTGGCGTCTCATTATAGTCAAGAACATGATGTAACTGTATATTTCTTTTATAAAAAGGTAGAAATAAATGCTTGGGACAGTTTAAAGGGAAGCAATGTAAAAAAGTTGCTTTTCTCTGATAAGAGTGAGAAAATAGGTTTTGTCAAATTTCTTTTACATCAAGTTTTTCAAAACAAAAAAAAATATGATTACATATATACCTCCAATGTTTTTGTAACCGGGATCACGGGGTTGTTGTTAAAAATAAGATTGCTTAGTTGCAAGAAATTCATAGGAAGGGAATCCACGTCCATATTTATTCGCTATAAGGGTTCAAAATTAAAACGATATAAATTCTTTTATCACTTAGGCTATAGCAAGGTAAATTTACTTATTTGCCAAACAGATACAATGAGGAAACAACTTGTTTCTGCCCTTCCATTTTTAAAACCTAAGGCCAAAACAATATCTAACCCTATTAACTTGCACGAAATAAGGAGTATGTCCGAAGAACAGCTCAATAGATCTTTACCCAGCAAGTTTATCATTTCAGCAGGAAGACTTAAGCCAATTAAAGGGTATGACTACCTGATCAAGGCATTCGCCTCTATTAAAACAGATTTTCCAGAACTTAAATTAGTAATTTTAGGAGATGGCGATCTTAAAGATACTTTGCAGAATATTTGCGAGTCTTTAGATTTAAAAGATGATGTAATTTTTGAGGGTTATGTACAAAATGTTTATCCTTACTTCAAAAAAGCAGAATTATGTGTGGTTTCTTCTATATTGGAAGGTTTTCCCAACGTATTGCTACAAATGATGAGTCAAAACGATAAAGTAGTTTCAACTCTTTGTGCCGGAAACATTGATGAAATTAAAGGTATTGAAACTTGTATACCAGGTGACGAAATCTTGTTGGCAAGAGCCATGGAAAAAATGCTTACACAAGATACTGGAAGCAATAGAATACTATTTGATACGTTTTTAGCAAGTAATGACATTGCCAAGTTTGTTGATAAGATAGAAGGTTTGGTCTAAAATAATTCCAGTGAAAAACCTGATCTTGTATACTCAATAGATTGAATTGATTCAATATATATATATGGAGGATATTACTATAAGGGAAGCAAAAAAATCGGATGCTCCTGAAATTGTTGAACTTCTCAAAGTAGCTCTTGGTGTGGGTACAGAAAAATCTGTCGCCAATTGGTATTGGAAGCATTATGAAAACCCCTTCGGCCAGTCAAAAATCTACGTTGCCGTCATAGATACAGAAATTGTTGGAGTAAGAGCATTTATGCAATGGAAATGGGTAGAAAAAGATTCGGGAAAAGTACTCAAAGCTGTAAGAGCAGTAGATACGGCAGTTTCTCCAAATCACAGAAGAAAGGGAATATTCTTAACATTAACAAATCATGCACTGCAAAAAGTAAAAGAAGAAAAATTTGACTTCGTTTTCAACACGCCCAACAATAAGAGTATTGGAGGGTATTTAAAACTTGGCTGGGTGCTCAATAGAAAAATTCCTGTTAACCTAATTGTAAATCCTTTATTCTGGCTTTCCAACAAACGGAAATTAGAAAAATTCTCTTCTGACACTTTAAAATTAATAGAAGATAATGAAATAAAATTTCAATATCCGTTCAAGGAATCAATGTTAACCTGTCCATTTACTACAGAGTACTTTGTTTGGCGTTACGTTAATAATCCACTTGCCTCTTACAAGTATTTACATACTGCTAACGGGGTACTTGTGATATATCGAATAAAAAAGACTAAAAAAGTAGTAGAATGTAGAGTTGTGGATATTCAGCTTATGAATTCCAATGCTTCAAAATATGTAAAAAATGCATTATCGATTTTGATTAAAAGATATTCTGTAGTTTCTTTCGTTAAAGGAATTGTATCATCAAAGTTGATTTTAGGTAAGTTTTTTTTAGCGGCAAATCTTAATAGGCAAGGGCCAAATATGGTAACCAAAAATGTAAATCTTTCGGATGAAAGATATAATAATATTCTTGACACAAATTCCACCTACTGGGGGTATAGCCTTGGAGACATGGAGTTATTTTAACATATGCTGAAAACTTAGCTCAGTGTTTTTCCAACAATTCTAGACCGTGTATGATATCCTAAGTATTCATAAAACCCCTTTGCCTCTTCATTTAACTCCCAGAACGATAGCTCAATTTCAAAAATACCAAGCTTCTTAGCATCTTCTTCTATCTTAAACATCATTTTTTTACCAATACCATTTCCTTTAAATTTTTTCAGAATAGATATTTGATCAATGTAAATTGATTTGTAAGATTTACGAAATACATTCTCCTTATATTCTTTTATAAAATATGAGATGTAACCTGCATTTTCATTGTCTATTTGAACAACCGAAGCAACCCAATTGCCCCTATTTAATTGCCTTTTGAAAAAGGCTATACAGTCGTCTTCTGAATATGTTTTGAAAAATTCAGGATACATATGAAAATGCTGGTCTTGCACAGGTTTGTTAAGTTTGGCCAAAACTATAGGGTCTCTAACAATACTGAATTTTATGTTTTCCATAATCGCTATTCTAAACAATCATTAAACTTATCATTAACTTAAAATACCTTCAGTTATTCCTATTTGCAAATAACAAATTAGTTTTACGCCCTATACAAAGGGAAAAAATCTGATTCCCTTTTTTCATTCATTTGTGAAGTTAGTTTTTTATACATTGTTGGATCAGAAACATATTTCCATACTTTAAGGGGAATATGCTCTTTCGTAAAACCAGACTTCATCATATAAACAGATCCTTCCCTTCCACCAGCACCGCCCCCATAGTTGAGGTGATTTTGATTTAATTCATTACCTATAAGTCGTATTTCATCATACAAGATTTTTGCAGGACTCATACGTAAAAACTCGTTTTTTGTCCCCATTAGTTCCCCTTGAACTATCCCATTGGTAATTAAGGACAAGGAACCTGCAGCAATATCACCGGTTTCATTAGAAACTACCAATAACACTTTAACATCAAAGTTTTCACTGTTTATTAGCATGTTAAAATATTCTTGCCCAAAAATGAATCTTTCATGTGCAGAAACTCTTTCCATCGTCTCATAATATATATTTATGAACTCATCTATCTCTTCTTTATTCTCTGCAACCTTAACCGTAAAACTCCTTCTTAGTTTGTTAATATCATTCTTAACACTCTTCCTATACTTTTGCCTTTGGAGTACGGCATCTGTTTTTAAGTCTATATAAAGTAATTCCCCTACCTGCTCTATGCTTCCCATATTGGCCAATACATCTTCCTGATGATCAATATATGGATTCAGTTTGGAAAAAACAGATACTACTTTTTGGTTCATCAGTAATTCTTCCAACTTGGTTTTGAAATCAATCAAATCAAAACTGTCATCGCCAATACTCGAAACTGGTCCCAAATATCCATGTACGGAAGTTAGGTCATAAAAATCAGTACCATTTATAGATCGTTTGATAAACGGAACCGCAATCAATGAGTTTCCATTTGCATATTTAATAAGCCACGGTTCCTCACCATCTTTTAAAAAAACCTTATGATATTCATAAGTATGATAAAAGTCAAAATTCCCTATCTCATGCAAGGTTGATGTCCAGTCATTTTCGTTTTGTATAAGCTGTATCATTATGGACGTTATTTTTTTGCCAGATAATTAAGTACACCTCCTGTATGCCAGAAAAATATATGACCTTTAATGTCATTCTTTTTTATGTAATCCTGCATTCCGAAAAACGCTTTAGCTGTATATGTTGTATCCAATGTAAATCCGTATTTCATTATAGATCTTTGGGAAACTTTTTCAATATCATCATTATATTTTTCATATCCCCCGAATAAATAATCGTCTAAAACAACCGCTTCTTTATCAAAAGGCCCTTCAATTTTTTGATTTTCGCACAATTCATGATAAAATTTAGTAACGATTTCCTCTGCTCGTAAACGTTTTCTAGCAACTGAAACTCCAATCACATTACAGTCGCATTTATGTTTCGTCAATCCGGCCATAATTCCAGCTTGGGTCGAACCTGTTCCTGAAGCCAGGAAAAAGTAGTCGGGAACAACATTGCTATTCTCTAACAATTCACCAACTGCATCCAAATAAGAAGTTCCACCTTCTAAAGTATGCCCCCCACCTTTTAAGTAATAAGGATTCAACCCCAAACTTTGGTAATCAATCATTGATGAATCCATAGCATCGGAAATCTCCTCCGTCCTTGCGAAAATAATTTTGACACCCGCATCCCTCATCAATTTTGCATTGCCATTTTCCGCATAAAACCTGTCCGGATCTCCGTGAATTACCAAGGTACAAGCAAGTTTGTTTTGTGCAGCAAATATTGCCGTTGCTCGACAATGGTTAGATTGAATTCCACCAGTAGTGACAACTGCATTAAAACCATCTTCTTTTAGTTTGCGTCCAATGTAATCAAGTTTTCTGCCCTTATTGCCACCTCCTAAAGATGGAAACAAATCATCTCTTACCACAAATATTTGATTTTCTATGGTATTAATTTCCATTCTCTCTATTGTTATAATTCAACTGGTTTGAATTTTGTTTGAAACTTGGCTTTTTCTGTATACATCGAGTGGTATCAACCCTTCATTATTTACCTGATTGTCAGAATGAAACAGTTTCGAAAATGTGAGGAAAAGGATTCTTACATCCATCATAATTGATTTTCTCTCAACATATTTTACATCAAGTTCCAATTTTTTTTCCCAACCCAAGGCGTTCCTTCCAGATACTTGGGCCAAACCGGTAATGCCAGGTCTCACGTTATGCCTTAAGCTCTCCCTCTCAGAATAATATGGTAAATAGTGAACGCGCAGTGGTCTTGGTCCAACCAAACTCATATCTCCTTTTAAAACATTAATTAATTGGGGAATCTCATCTAGCGAAGATTTGCGCATAAAATTTCCCATACTGGTTAGCCTTTCTTCATTTGTCAATAAATTCCCCTTAGCATCACGGTCTCTATCAATCATTGTTTTAAATTTCACAATTTTAAAAACCTGAGCGTCTTTTCCTGGTCTTTCCTGAAAGAAAAAAGGATTCCCCTTGTTTACAAACAAAAGAACTATATAAATAATGATAAATACAGGGGACAAAACAATAAGTCCCATAAATGATAAAGTAAAATCGACAGTTCTTTTTAAGTATTTGGAGTACATAATATTTAAATCTGATTATTTTTTGTGAATCTTCAAAAATTAAACTTAAAAAAATGTTCTTGGTTGATAATATAATATTGACAATACATTATTTTCCACTCTTAATTGAGTGTAAAAGCTAATTGTCATTTTAAATTCAAGGGGTTCCGGCGCATATATTTGAAATTTCAGTCATTGTACTACTTTCAAAACCATATTTTTTATTTAGCTTTATATAATGATTAAGGATTTTTTCAAGTGTTCTAAAGTTAACTTTCGTATTTGCTCCAAAATTATGTGGATGCCACCACAAGTGATATAGCATTCCCCTTTTGGCCGCATGTGTCATACTCTTTTTTATTCTTCTCAACTTTAGGCTTTCTAACAATATTCCTCCTTTTGCGATATATGGGCGTAAAAACCGGCTAGACGGAACGTTAAAGGGTGCGCTAGTAGGTAAGTCATCCAAATTATAACAATGATGCCCTGAAACATTTAAATAACAATCTCCCGTTCTAAAAATTTTCTTAATCAATAGGATACCTCTACTCCGATCGGTATCCTTGTACCAGACATTCTCATTCCCTCGATATGTATGAATACCATTTTTCACGCATACATCAAGATATTTTTTATTTGTCTGATTTCTTGGAAAAACCAATGAAGTCAGTTTAATCTCCTTAGATTCTGCAATTTTTACAGCTGCTTCTATATCTTTTTGAAATTCATCAAACGTTTGTCCTTCCTCCAAACAATAATAATGGGAAAATGTATGACTGGCGATTTCTTGATTTGGGTTTTTAAA is a genomic window of Flagellimonas sp. CMM7 containing:
- a CDS encoding glycosyltransferase: MRILIIIPNNNLGGAEQFLRMVASHYSQEHDVTVYFFYKKVEINAWDSLKGSNVKKLLFSDKSEKIGFVKFLLHQVFQNKKKYDYIYTSNVFVTGITGLLLKIRLLSCKKFIGRESTSIFIRYKGSKLKRYKFFYHLGYSKVNLLICQTDTMRKQLVSALPFLKPKAKTISNPINLHEIRSMSEEQLNRSLPSKFIISAGRLKPIKGYDYLIKAFASIKTDFPELKLVILGDGDLKDTLQNICESLDLKDDVIFEGYVQNVYPYFKKAELCVVSSILEGFPNVLLQMMSQNDKVVSTLCAGNIDEIKGIETCIPGDEILLARAMEKMLTQDTGSNRILFDTFLASNDIAKFVDKIEGLV
- a CDS encoding GNAT family N-acetyltransferase, translating into MEDITIREAKKSDAPEIVELLKVALGVGTEKSVANWYWKHYENPFGQSKIYVAVIDTEIVGVRAFMQWKWVEKDSGKVLKAVRAVDTAVSPNHRRKGIFLTLTNHALQKVKEEKFDFVFNTPNNKSIGGYLKLGWVLNRKIPVNLIVNPLFWLSNKRKLEKFSSDTLKLIEDNEIKFQYPFKESMLTCPFTTEYFVWRYVNNPLASYKYLHTANGVLVIYRIKKTKKVVECRVVDIQLMNSNASKYVKNALSILIKRYSVVSFVKGIVSSKLILGKFFLAANLNRQGPNMVTKNVNLSDERYNNILDTNSTYWGYSLGDMELF
- a CDS encoding GNAT family N-acetyltransferase — protein: MENIKFSIVRDPIVLAKLNKPVQDQHFHMYPEFFKTYSEDDCIAFFKRQLNRGNWVASVVQIDNENAGYISYFIKEYKENVFRKSYKSIYIDQISILKKFKGNGIGKKMMFKIEEDAKKLGIFEIELSFWELNEEAKGFYEYLGYHTRSRIVGKTLS
- a CDS encoding GNAT family N-acetyltransferase, which codes for MIQLIQNENDWTSTLHEIGNFDFYHTYEYHKVFLKDGEEPWLIKYANGNSLIAVPFIKRSINGTDFYDLTSVHGYLGPVSSIGDDSFDLIDFKTKLEELLMNQKVVSVFSKLNPYIDHQEDVLANMGSIEQVGELLYIDLKTDAVLQRQKYRKSVKNDINKLRRSFTVKVAENKEEIDEFINIYYETMERVSAHERFIFGQEYFNMLINSENFDVKVLLVVSNETGDIAAGSLSLITNGIVQGELMGTKNEFLRMSPAKILYDEIRLIGNELNQNHLNYGGGAGGREGSVYMMKSGFTKEHIPLKVWKYVSDPTMYKKLTSQMNEKRESDFFPLYRA
- a CDS encoding 1-aminocyclopropane-1-carboxylate deaminase/D-cysteine desulfhydrase — encoded protein: MEINTIENQIFVVRDDLFPSLGGGNKGRKLDYIGRKLKEDGFNAVVTTGGIQSNHCRATAIFAAQNKLACTLVIHGDPDRFYAENGNAKLMRDAGVKIIFARTEEISDAMDSSMIDYQSLGLNPYYLKGGGHTLEGGTSYLDAVGELLENSNVVPDYFFLASGTGSTQAGIMAGLTKHKCDCNVIGVSVARKRLRAEEIVTKFYHELCENQKIEGPFDKEAVVLDDYLFGGYEKYNDDIEKVSQRSIMKYGFTLDTTYTAKAFFGMQDYIKKNDIKGHIFFWHTGGVLNYLAKK
- a CDS encoding sugar transferase, whose translation is MYSKYLKRTVDFTLSFMGLIVLSPVFIIIYIVLLFVNKGNPFFFQERPGKDAQVFKIVKFKTMIDRDRDAKGNLLTNEERLTSMGNFMRKSSLDEIPQLINVLKGDMSLVGPRPLRVHYLPYYSERESLRHNVRPGITGLAQVSGRNALGWEKKLELDVKYVERKSIMMDVRILFLTFSKLFHSDNQVNNEGLIPLDVYRKSQVSNKIQTS
- a CDS encoding polysaccharide deacetylase family protein → MQKNGKFVISLDLELFWGVRDKRTIKGYGDSIKKVHEITPHMVKMFEEYGIKATWATVGFLFAKDKNEMIHFSPKEKPKYENQNLSPYSDNFQLVKNSLEEDPYHFGNDLIEELFKNPNQEIASHTFSHYYCLEEGQTFDEFQKDIEAAVKIAESKEIKLTSLVFPRNQTNKKYLDVCVKNGIHTYRGNENVWYKDTDRSRGILLIKKIFRTGDCYLNVSGHHCYNLDDLPTSAPFNVPSSRFLRPYIAKGGILLESLKLRRIKKSMTHAAKRGMLYHLWWHPHNFGANTKVNFRTLEKILNHYIKLNKKYGFESSTMTEISNICAGTP